A genomic stretch from Telopea speciosissima isolate NSW1024214 ecotype Mountain lineage chromosome 7, Tspe_v1, whole genome shotgun sequence includes:
- the LOC122668544 gene encoding uncharacterized protein LOC122668544 has product MKMRGNIVKERNASLYVVLRTEPFTEDEKRTENTPEREEKQKMIEGRGAAAPPHGVLLAVVVGIVVGVPMLVGEQGEAITGAIAELLTPMGLLLVPIVLLLVIQFLSSDRGSVLSGIFSTGEPDSIHRLSGSPVGVALFLILLIFLLYNRVSLFGSDDDGE; this is encoded by the coding sequence ATGAAGATGCGAGGAAATATAGTTAAGGAGAGAAACGCGTCTTTATATGTAGTTTTAAGAACAGAGCCATTCACAGAGGACGAGAAGCGAACAGAAAACACaccagagagagaggagaagcaGAAGATGATAGAAGGAAGGGGAGCAGCGGCGCCGCCGCACGGAGTGCTACTAGCAGTGGTGGTGGGGATAGTGGTGGGAGTGCCAATGCTGGTGGGAGAGCAGGGAGAAGCCATTACTGGAGCGATCGCGGAGCTTCTCACTCCCATGGGTCTTCTCCTCGTCCCCATCGTTCTCCTGCTCGTTATACAGTTCTTGTCTTCAGATCGAGGGTCAGTACTATCAGGCATATTCTCTACTGGCGAACCTGATTCAATCCACCGCCTTAGCGGATCCCCTGTTGGTGTGGCTCTATTCCTCATtctcctcatcttcctcctctacAACCGCGTCTCATTATTCGGATCCGACGATGATGGTGAGTAA